aacagttcaaTTCATGTCCATTGCTCTCTGAGAAATGAATTCTCTTATTAATGCTGCTAAAGTTAGAAATGGCAATGTGATGAAAAGTGTGAGGCTGAAACATGCATGTCTATTTTGTGATGTGTCCCTCAGAGGATTcgctccactgtggatgagaaGGAGCAGAAGCAGCTGCTGATGGACCTTGATGTAGTGATGAGGAGTAGTGACTGTCCCTACATTGTTCAGTTCTACGGCGCCCTCTTCAGGGAGGTCTGAAAAACACACCCACctgccttttttttaatgttacagaAACGAAATATACATGATTCATTCAGTTGATTGCAAATTCTTGAAGGAATCTAACCTCTATGTCTTTGTTTCAGGGGGACTGTTGGATTTGTATGGAACTTATGTCTACCTCATTAGACAAATTCTACAAATATGTATATTGTGCATTAGATGACGTCATTCCAGAGGAAATATTAGGCAAAATAACATTAGCAGTAAGCAACAATTTCATATTCATGTAACACTTTTCCTGTAATTGCATGCATAGCATCAAAAAATTAATCAaaggttttattttctctttaacAGACTGTTAAAGCACTGAACCACTTAAAAGAAAACTTGAAAATAATTCACAGAGGTaagttttctcattttgttcttATCagctagtgctgggcgatatggaaaaaatatttatcacgatatgaattattttatatcacgataacgatatatatcacgatataccacctgacctgtggtcatctggaaagtatgcagtctgtaaacagcgagtggagagggtgcagtcttttgAGTTACCataaagcatgtcgcaaatctGGGTGCACGTAAAGAAGCACCATGTCGCAAAACCACAAGACGGAATTTCTTTGcgaaaaatataatttttttatactttattttctcttgcatgaagttaagagtatgtatagtgagaagacaacactaatatatttgccacaggctatttaaccctttaagacctaccatagaaccaagtccgccatagcttatctttatattttgcatgctgtagtgccatttgtgggagcatttcaagttgctatacattaatacaaccgttatagcccaaattttaataatgtgtatgcattaagtccatagtaactacataaattgcaaaaaagtgcaataaactacaaaaaaattgaaaatcgtttttgtttttttacatatatttctagttagagaaatttaagaggcgtagccctcaaaactgtaaatgcaaaaaagttgcacaaaataattTCCAGTGtctgagtgtcttcatagttttatttttgagatacaaatttttatatactacaggaaaaatgaaaataaatattataatgtaaatttgcaaaaaaacagcatgtgcatcaaaataaactatttccaacagtgtaatttgacttctaagcatcccagaaacgatacagaaaagcataaagtcaaacatgacttttaaaaacaccaacataagctttgaaggtaaaaaactacattctccgcgaaaatgacgtcacttccggtttcggacaggtaatggcggacatgcgatagttcgcgctgacttgtattccaacgtaggaagtgttatgaacagctgatcggatcgacaaagcgtgtttctggaatattatgtttttgttgctggaagtgctttttatgcaattttgcaaaagctatatgtggaaggaaaccgtgacctagggcaagctaatggaacaagatgtaagtacaactcctacagtttcatatgcaaaaaacttattgcgctaccttacgtggttccagttctacagggatttaaaaatagttaggcaaaacggagtgtgcctgctccgaccggttgtaaagggttaatgatatattttatgtaataatttataaaattagggttagaaacgatagaagacaaatggcacgatagacacttttctatcgtccacacgatatatatcgtcatatcgcccagcactattATCAGCTGTTAAAAATGAACTCTTGTCCCAGTTACATTATAGTTAGGTTGTCCTTTGCTGTGTTTGCAGACATCAAACCTTCCAACATTCTTATGGACCGAAAGGGGAATATCAAACTGTGCGATTTTGGCATCAGCGGCCAGCTGGTGGACTCCATAGCCAAGACCAGAGACGCAGGCTGCAGGCCTTACATGGCAGTAAGTAATTAACTGCACTGATTAACAAATATGCATCAGTTACGTGTGAAGGAGTAAAACGGGTtgatgttattattatatttattaagaACCTTCATTCAAGTTGTTCACACCTTGCAGAGTGCACCCCAAGCAGCCAAAACATTTAAATCTCCTGCTTAATATTGCATGGGTTACCCTTGTGTTCAGTTCTGACCAATGGGGGCACAGACCTCTGGTGTCCTGTGCTGTCGAGCAACTGATCCTTTGGATTGTAATAAATCAGGCTTGGTGAAGAGAGGTTGGAGACCAGTTCAGTACCTTAagccaggggtgggcaattaattttcccaagCGGCCACATGAGAAGTGGAACTGTTGTGGAGGGCTGCTTACAAAGAGATCAAATTAATACTGAGCAGAATTGAGTTCAGCTTATTGACATcgccctccacaacagtccaGCTTCTCTTGTGACTCTTTGGCAAAATTAATTGTCCGTCCCTGGCTTAAGCTGTGTGTCAAGTCCCTCCTCGATAGTTTTTACTGCATAGAGGGTGTTGCAGTTGGGGGCAAGTCTATGAAGGATTTCTGACAGTGTTTAGGTCGGCAGTACACCTCAAAGTAATTCCATATATGCCATTTATATGGGCATTCCTCAGTAGTACTTTTTAATGACATGTTCACTTCACGTGTCAGTTGATTTAAAATTGTTGTGACTGACATGCATTTTGCATTTGTCTGATAGAGTGAAATACTGTCTTATGGGGTCTAGTGAATTATCACAGAATATTtccatttgtgtgttttgcagCCTGAAAGGATAGACCCCAGTGCTTCTAGACAAGGCTATGATGTCCGGTCTGATGTATGGAGTTTGGGAATCACCCTGGTAAGACCCAAGGGTTTCATTAAGTTAAGCTGTTGCAATAAGGATAAATCCACAGTGTTAGACGAGTGTCTTTCTGTTTGTTATCAGTATGAGCTGGCAACAGGAAGATTCCCCTACCCTAAGTGGAATAGTGTTTTCGATCAGCTGACACAGGTGGTAAAAGGCGAGCCTCCCCAGCTCAGCAACTCAGAGGAGAGGCAGTTCTCCCCCAAGTTCATCAACTTTGTTAACCTATGGTAAGCACAATCATGTAAAATTTGATTGGGGAGCATTTTTATGCCCTCTACATTTGGCACATTGCCTCtgatttgttcttttttgtctgTCCAGCCTTACAAAGGATGAATCAAAAAGGCCAAAGTACAAGGAGCTTCTGGTGAGTTGCAATACTACTTAAAATTGAAGTGtaaaagtcatttttatttgctacagtaaataaaattttaccCCAATTCCTAGCTCTGCAATATTTGAGGATTTAAGCTAAACCTAACTTTAAATTAGCTGGCTCATACGGGCTGAACTGTGACTTCAGCTTTGTGTGTCTCTCCTGTAGAAACACCCTTTCATTCTGATGTATGAGGAGCGTTTTGTGGACGTCGCCAGCTACGTGTGTCGCATTCTGGATCAGATCCCTGCCTCTCCTATCTCGCCCATGTATGTCGACTGACAGTTAGTCCAGGGAGGGTGGGGTGAGGGTTGGGGGAGGGGGGTCGTTAGCCAACAGTGGATTGGACACTAAGTTTTGTGACACGACGCTTGACATCTTAGCCCTAAGAGTTAGGTGGGATCACCAGTTTATTCACGTGTTCCAAAGAACAAAGGAACTAAGTCCGAATTGCTCAGTGCAATGAGACAAATATCCTTAAGCAAACCTTTCAACCTCCCATCacctcattttaaaatcctataaTATTGTCATTCATCTTCAGCCAGAAAAACTTGAAGCGAGAACATTGTCTTAGTAAAATGCAATGTATCTGTGTATGTGAGGAAAAAGGAATGGagtgtataaatatatatatatacacacacacacacacacacacacacacacacacacacacacacacacacacacacacacacacacacacttgaattTGTACACAAATACAGAATTTACCAAATAAAATGGTGAGCAGTGACGCTCTTGATGTATGAACAAAAAAGCCACTCAATAGATTGTACATTGTGGACTGTATGTATGCATATGTGTGTTCACCTCTGAACTGTTGACATGTACAAATGTATGCAGGTAGATCTGCTGTCTAAACAGTCTTTTCATGCATTTGATTGAGAGCACCTTTACTCACGGCAAATGGTTGAGTATGCAAGAGTGTTTCTCTGTGGAACACTCGTGGATTCGGTAGCGcggctttctttttctctttcccccAATATGCAATCTGTGAGAAGCTGTCTTGATAGAAAAATCTCACAAACTGGCCTCAGCTCGTCTCTTTTGTTATCATTGTGTTTGAGTCATAAAACTAAGCATCTTTTTTTGATTGAGAATTTCCTGTGTTAGTCTTGCTGAGCAGCAACAGAACAGAGCTCATGGTGGTAGAAATTCCTAATGAGGTAATATCAAATGGCAACACCTGGTTTAATGTAACTGGATTTTTGTCATTCAAAGAAGTAGCTACAGCTAAAGACGATtgatgggttaaaaaaaaaagcaaaacaacacaaagcatGCTTCCAAAATATCCTTTATAGgtttttgttaataaaaaaCGACAAAGGACAAGATGATGTAACAATAGCTAACTAAGATGAGAAGCCTACTAGCAAAATATATGTTAAATAATtctgtccatttaaaaaaaaaaaaaaaaaaaaaaaaaaaaaaaaaggaagaagaaaaagcaggttttaaaaaaaggttaagATTGGTAAAATAAGGTATACTAACTGAAtagaaatatagaaatatatatttttctattatgtagaataattaattttttctacaaataatagaaaaatagaaaaactatttttctattatttGACTAAAAGTCAAATAGGTGAGGAAATAGAAAAGGCCATTATCATTCTAATAAATGAAAGTTTAACATCTAGCTAAcggtatgttttttttttttttctatttgcagTAAGCAAATTAGTTAGATATATGGTAATAGGTCTTTGATGCTAGCAAAACAACATAAAGCATTGGGTAAGAGATCTGTAGATTTGTAAAATGCGctaacaaaacaggaaaaaataaacatgtaagCATCGCTTCACTTTTGCACATTGCAagtaaatgtttgtttgttttttatataccTTTAGAACGCCTAGTGTCGTAAAACCTATGTAGTTCAAACAAGCTGCATTGCCTCGCAGTTAATGTATTGATTGAGAAACAGTCACCACTAGATCAAAATAGAAAGCCTGCTAGCAAATGTATCGTATAGTTCTCTGGTGAGAGCAGCACAAGATGATAAACAATTTTTTAACATCAGTTTTACAAGTTTAAgaaaaatttgtattttttttctagtttaaaCTAGAAAACACAACTACAATAAGACTAATGAATTTGCCTGTTTTGTACACTACGAAAATATATATTATGATAAaacttgtaaaaagaaaaaaaaaaagttttgttcaCATTGTATAAATCAagtaagtttatttttttaatattttttttggcTAATGGTGTGCCTATTTTGGTCTCCAAGaataacttctcaaaaaaaGAGACTTAATTTTTTGACTTTGCCAAAATGATAACACAAGAGACGTTAAGTGGTGCTAATCCAGTGCTACATTAGCCTATTCCGCTGCAGGAACATAGTGGGAGGTAGCCCTAAACATTTACAGTTATAGTCTTGTGGTTGGCCTTTTCAGTCTTATTTTTCCATTGCTTTATAGGcttaaaaaacccaacaatgtaattttttttttaatgccttcGCCTGCATTTTAAATGCAATCAGTTCGCATTAAGGCATACTGTTGTTCTTTCAGGACCACCCAGAAGTCTCCCAGGCTACACACTTTTTGTCCTACAAAAACATCCTCGTTTCCATACTCCTAACAAGTTCTTGTAGTGGAAGATGTCCTATACCCTGGTGTAAAGTTAGTTTAGGACATTATGTCCACTGTAAATGTGTATGTACATAGAACACCTGCTGTTACTGGCAGGTTCTGCTCAACAGTTAAGGCTGATTCCTAAACACAGATGGTCAAACCAAGCACCAAGATAGGTGTTAGATGCAAATTCTTTTAGTTTAGGAATGAGGCTTAATTTCACCTGGTAGCCTGTCATAGCACTGTACAGTTAAACTTCTcatccacactgatcacagatcCACCGTGCTGCCATGTAGCAGCAGtaactacaagtttaaaagtCTAGGCATGGGAGTtctgtcaaaaaataaataaaaactgtaaatgctGCTAAATCACAAACTATTGACTTCCATACCAACTACCGAACTGTCAGGAGAAGAGGAATCTCACtccacacacagttactgcatTTTCGTCCTTCAGTTCACCACGGACTCGGCATGTTTCTCCATGATTTAGCATGTCTTTCTGGCTTGCACTGATGATAGAAGATTTCCATGCCAAGCCATGTATTAAACTCGGATGCATCTCCATAATCCAAAATGCCTCACCTGTCTTCCTTTGTCAGTTGTAATATTCTGGAGTTTTATATACTAGCGTGGCAGAAGGTCAATGGGAGGCCACAATTTTGAGACTATTGAGATGCACCCGTTGTCATTCCTTTTCAGAAAGCCACATCTACCAGGCGGGGCTTCTTATCCACAGAATGGCGAGACAAATATCACACTACTTGGCGATAGCTATTAACCAAACTGTATGGATGATGGTCCTTTAAGTCTGGGACACTGTAGGGACTTCTACATGCATCTCCCAGAAACTACCACCATTGTTGGAGTGGGTTGGGGATGTTTTAGTGTGGCTTGTTTAAAATGTTGAATACTTCTGGCCTGTTTGGGAGGGCAACACATTACAACCGCGTAGGTGGCGACGTTGTAGAACCCACACAATTCTTTCGGTAAGAGACTTTCCATTTCTATGTCTGACGCGAAATGGTGCAGACCCCAGAGAAAGCCCACAGACGGAGCCGTTTAACTTCAAACTGTCTCTAGATCTGTTTTATTCTGTCATGTGTTTCCAGGAAGCTAACTTGACGCTGGTGAATCTCCAGGGTACATGTTGTATAAATTGCAAAATTACTAGAATGTTCATATTAGATTATAAGATATTATTAAGGGCAATGAATATTATATTGTATCTTCATCGATGGTTACAAATAAAGTTCCCATGGAAAAGATTGGAAACCTGTGTTGTATGTTTCTTGTAATTTAGACACGAACAAACTGCCAAAATAATTTTGATAATAAGTGATAAGTTTATTGCTGTCTTTTTTTGTAGTATACAGGGACTCGGGCAAGTCAGAGTGGCCAAGCAACATGGAAGCTTCTGTCAGATTACTTTCCTCTTAATTAGGGAAAATTATTTAAGAATTCATCAAAAATAATTAAGAAAAGGACAGTAATTGTTCTGacaacagaagacaggaaataaAGTATTAGCTTTAAAATATACTCAAGATGGGTAATAGCTAACATGTAACCAGAGAAGCCACTCAAGTGCAACacttcatttaaaagaaaagaaaaatttggTCAAAACAACATGAGACCCATGGTTACAGAGGACACGAATAATTGCAAGAGATTTATTAGCCAAGGAACTGAAGTcataattttatattactgGAAATGACATATATTTATGACATACATATAAGAGCAAAACCACTTACATCTGTCGTAAAATAGCTAGGTGGTGATGTTAGCATAAAGACTGGAATAAGGTAGAAACACTTTATGTAGCTAACACCTACCAGCACCTCTGGTTCAAGTGTAAAAGCAAGCTGACTGTTAAAAATTTGCTCAAGCATAGAacatgaatgaaaagaaaatacataatttttGTTAGTAAAGTTTTTTTCTGCCTCCTTGGCGTTCTGagtcagaaaaaacaaaacaaaatctagACTGCTAGTTTTGTTAATATTAATCTTACTGTATGAAAAAGCCCCTTTTCTTTTAGCATTTTGGTAATAAAACTTTTATTATGTCTAATACATTAAATAGAACAAGTTTATGTGGAGTAAAGTAAATATCATGTTTTCAAGTTAATGACCAATGAGCTAGTTAAGATAATGCTAATTTGGAAAAGACGGTGAGTACTGTGAACAATGAATGAAGCTTACTGGGTCTTTTGAGAATGAATAAAGAGATTTAACTAGGAACATAAAACAGAAGTGCTGGTAGGCTGATTCTGTGACTTGAAGACAAAGCCACTTCGGTCTGTCCCCATCTGTCAGTCTTTATGCAATTTAGGCTAGCAAACTGCTAACTGTAGCTTTACAGTTAGTCGACAGATATAAAGGAGGTATGCAAGAAATTATACGTATTTCCTTTAGTTTTAATCGAATTTTTAAgtgtattaaaatacatttactaATCAAAACTGAAACCTTATTCATTTCTGAGTTTGGCATTCTCACTTTATGCTAACTACTGTGCATAATAGGTTTATCTAGGCTGGCTTTGTGGAAGTCTATTCTTTATTAATATCCAGTATTCACAGTAAAAATTTGAATATATTACATCATCCTATTAACAAGTGCTAAGAATTGTCAATTACaaatcatgatttttttttttttttttaaagaaaagtaagTTAGGAAAACATGGCTTTTCAAAGTGGTTCTTTCACTTTGTATCACATTCTCAAGAGAACTAATAATGAAGAAATGTCAGTGATTGATAATGGTACTTTTTTCATACATCATATAGAGCCCCAATCTGTTTTAAAGGAATGTATAAATACAGGATCAAGTATAAAtacaaaagcacaaaataaataaatgtaaatgggAACAGAAATGCTGGCATTTTTaatgaccaaaaacaaaaaaagaaaaaactagaTGTGAGCTTTACATAACTTACTTGGGTTGGAGCCATCTAAATCACATCAGTCAACAACTTTTAGGGGAGCAGTCATTtgatattaaaatttgggaaTAAAAAGCTGTTGCAAATAAGGCAGTATTCGGCTGCTGATATAAACtgataagataattcttttaAAGGTGTCAGCTTCCTTCTATGGTGTCATCCTGTGGATAATAGTGGAAAACAAATAAGTACAAAAAGATTCCTTCAAATGACCTAACCTATACACATATACTAAGCCCAAGCAAACTGTGACAAGTGTTTATTAAGCTAGAGGTGCacagtgaattaaaaaaaatcatatttacatCAAATGTTGAAGTGATTACAGAAAGCATTTGATTTGTTGTTTGTATGTTCTCCCACACCTCTGACGAAATATGCAGACTGCAACTTATCTCTGTCAGTTTTGATATTTACAATATGGCCATTACTAAGCAATCCAATTCTCCAATTCACCTGTTAACTCCTCTCTGGGTATTTTTTTCCAGTACTAATATATAACTCAAAGTATACAATGAAAGTCAAACTGTGTCTTCAAGTCTAGGTGGCATAACACTGATACTGTATTAAATGTTGGCGTAAAGTACTGTAATCGGGTTTTTAAGTTACATTAACACTCCTTCCGACACTATGTCCACTGTCACAAGTACTTGGTAGTTGTGCGGATCAAGATCATGCCAAAAAGCACCAGGTCTTTAGTTTTTGAGTATGACGACAACATAAGAACCACATTTCAGTGAAGTGGAAAGGTTGGATATAACAATTGGTCAATTTCTGGCTTGGATTTCAGCTTTTGAATATCTGTTAATGGTTATAACATTCCACTGGATCATAGTAAGGAGCAACATGTGAACATTTAAAGCTGTTAAGAATAGAATTAAATAGGTCTTTGGTATTGTCATAGCTAATATCAGAAGTCCGTGCAGCTAGTTGCAAGCTGGTGTCTTGAGTTCGATGGCTGGTATGCTGCTAACCAGCACTTTAGGGACAGTGTTGTTTTTACCAGTGCTCCAGGTGAAGGTCTGTGGCAGAGTTCAAATTAATGTCTGTTACATCCAGGAACTCTGCATTAAAAATGCTGGGTGCACTGGGTGGAGCAATGCTGAAGGCAGTGGCAGAACTGGGTGGTGTCAGGTCGAGCCATTCCATTGTCTCCCAAGGCGTCTCACTAAAGGTCATGCTGACCATTCCCTGCACCTCGGGGTTGGTGGACGCCTTGCTGCCGATGGCCGAGAGAGACGTGTCCATCAGATCTCGGTTGCTCAGAAGTTTGTCCTGTTGAGGATGATGAGAGTGATGGTGATTCTGAGGGCTGCTGTACCGATCAACCTCTCGCTTCCCATCATCTTCCTGGCCCCCATCCTCTGCTGCCATTTTAAGAAGAGGTACCTCCCCTCCACGGCCGACGGGACTGCCAAGCAGAGTGTCTGGGTGGCTTTCGGTGACGTGGTTGGCTGCATGGTCGTAAGGGAGCTGGGTGGGGGAGAGGTGCTCGTAATGTCGGTGAAACCACGGGATGAGGAGGCCGGGACACCCTGGGGACACAGTAATGTGAGGCATAACTTTGGTTACAGAGGacctctccctctcttctctGGCGTTAGCTGGCATCTCTtgaagagaaagaggagaggagggagggtCACAGCAGGTTCAACGTGTCAGGTAAGACTGTGAACAACAGGTAGTGTTTTCAAATGCTTTCATCTTCAGCCAACAGGATCTATAGAATGAATCCTCACCTCCACTCTCTATGAGTACATCCAAAAGCTCATCCATCTGCTGACTTCGGGTCAGTTGCTGTAACAGTAACAAAAAGTGCGTTCCTTTTATCAGCTGAACAACATTTTAACACTTAAAAAACAGACTTGgttgtctttcttttgttttgttttttaaacattctaGCTCCTAAAACGGGACTTGGCCCCTTTTACTAGCTTTAAAGATAgagtttttttgcttgtttcagagaaacaaatatattttaattgGCTGTAAAAAATTTAGTTGTGCTTTATTTTGCTTTGCTGGCAAAATTAAGGAGGTAACAGAAATTTAGTTTTGCTCATAGTCAAAAACGTAGAGCTACAACAAGTGGTCTAATAATTAGTAATCATTCActaagcattttattttatgttttagggAAAAAATCCCTTGTATGTTCAGATAAAACAAGACATTTTACAACACTgtagagcattttttttttacaattaaataatgaataaaatactttgtcgactgtaaaaaaaaaaagtatttttacatAATTACAATAGTTAAAAAATCACTATAATGCTATTATCATAATAGCTATAGAAGTGCAGTGAACAAAGCGatggatgaaaacaaaaactacaacacagaaaaaaatagaagaaagaaaaaacaagacagaCCACAGGAGGAAGAGTGGAATGAGAGCAACGCCAAAAAAGGTCAAATAAATTTCTGGCCAGCCATCTCTACTGAATTTTATCATGGATTTCAGTTTACCTGTTTGACTGCATCCTCATAGCATGGGGGCTGTCTTAAGTCAGATGCATCTGAATCTGAGCTACTGAAGGCAGGGGGAGGGACCTGGCACTTTGGCAAAACTGACATCTATATGGGAAATAGGTGAAAAGTGACATTAGTATATTATAGGGGGATTTACCCAAATTAGGCCCTCATGTTTAAAAAATCTCATCACAGTGAAAAGTTTACTCTAAAAAATGATTTGGCGTTGTGGTCTTGTAAAGGAAATGTCACTGACATGTCAAGGAATATATGATGAAAACTGATATGAAGTTATGACAAAAtgaacttcacaacaaaagacaataaTACACAGAGACAGGCCACAAATggagagaagaaaggaaaacagTAACATAAATGTGAGATGATTCAGCTGAAGTAAATGATGCTGATGTGACAATGCTGTAAAATGCTGGTCATGTGGATAGAAAATTACCTTTGGTTGCATGTTTTGGCTCTCAGCTTTAGCAGGGCTGCTGTTGTTGAGGCCACAGTCAGCtgagctgggatagactccctGAAGACCTCTTTGGTCGGAAGGATAGGAACAGTTTACAGGCGAACCGCCACTCTTTTGCTGCATCTATAGTtagccaaaaaataaaatgcccCAAACACGTTAGAAATCaagaacagaataaaaaaaaacacctagactaaagagagcatattttgtatatgaaataaatatttagataTACTGTTTTGaacatgttttcagagatgGAAATGATGGGAAATTGTAAAACCTAATGCTAGTTGGACATGTTTCTGCGCTCGTTGGTGGCTGCCTACATTTAAAAATTTAGATAAGTATTATATGGGTTTTCTTGAACTTTTATActataaaatacatttacttATGCAGcccactgatgatgatgatgatgcctAATGATTTTGGTGATCTTATGACAGCAAATACAGGAATATATAAATGCTAATAAgaatcaaaataaaaatcagaatatccatagaaaataaagaaatagcAATATAATATCTAAACAAATGTTGATTAGGTTATGTTTTTGGTAACGTTTGTTTGCGTCCATATCATTCTTTCTGTCTCTAAACAGGATAGTTTGATAAAACTAGGGGGTGTAAAGTGGGGtcatattaaaatatgttaTAACATCGGTTAAAATATTGTCTGAAATCCACCATGGtcttaaagtaaagaaaaactaaataaatatatacaaaacacaatactgttcctttaaaagtaaatactgcttCTTGTCTTTGTTATATGATCTACTAAAAGTCAGTAAAAATGGTCATTCTAAATATAAAGGCAACATACCTGCATGTTGCATGCTCTATTGTTGCCCTGGGTGTGGGGGTGACTACAGCCATCCCTCCCCATTTGAGGAGACAGCAGGTAGGGGTTGTTAGGAGATGAAGGCTGTGGGCTGCTGGAAGATTTTCTGATAGGAGAGTCTTGCGGTGAGCACTGTGGGCTGAGGAAAGTGGACATAGCGGTGGGGCTGCCAGAGGAATGGCCTGTATCCATACACTGTGGTCCCCCGGGGCCCCCCATGTTGGTAATGGAGGAACTGCAGTGACCCATATCCTCTCTGCAGCTACCAGGAGGGCACTTAGGCTGTTTAGGGGAGGACAGAGGGCAGCTGGAGGACAAAGACAAGGGCTCCTGCTTGATAGTCACCCCAAAGAAATGCTGGCCCATCATAGCTGGTGTCTGGTGCTGCTGGTGGTGCATGGGAGGATGAGATGCAGGAGGGGCAGTATCCTGTGTTGCTCCATAGCAACGTTTTCTCTTGTGGAGTTGCATCTTTAGCTCCTCAACCTAACAAGCATGATCACAGAGCATTCAATTTACAACTCAATACTTTATAAATAGTAACATAAGTGGTGGTTGCATTAGTATTAG
The Oreochromis aureus strain Israel breed Guangdong linkage group 8, ZZ_aureus, whole genome shotgun sequence DNA segment above includes these coding regions:
- the map2k4b gene encoding dual specificity mitogen-activated protein kinase kinase 4b isoform X5; amino-acid sequence: MATPSPNSNSTSSSNNSNIVGSTSHQLHQQTQSSSMQGKRKALKLNFANPPVKPASRLPLNPTVPSFQNPHIERLRTHSIESSGKLKISPEQHCDFTAEDLRDLGEIGRGAYGSVNKMVHKPTGQIMAVKRIRSTVDEKEQKQLLMDLDVVMRSSDCPYIVQFYGALFREGDCWICMELMSTSLDKFYKYVYCALDDVIPEEILGKITLATVKALNHLKENLKIIHRDIKPSNILMDRKGNIKLCDFGISGQLVDSIAKTRDAGCRPYMAPERIDPSASRQGYDVRSDVWSLGITLYELATGRFPYPKWNSVFDQLTQVVKGEPPQLSNSEERQFSPKFINFVNLCLTKDESKRPKYKELLKHPFILMYEERFVDVASYVCRILDQIPASPISPMYVD
- the map2k4b gene encoding dual specificity mitogen-activated protein kinase kinase 4b isoform X2; this translates as MATPSPNSNSTSSSNNSNIVGSTSHQLHQQTQSSSMQETNTCWRCQNETGKRKALKLNFANPPVKPASRLPLNPTVPSFQNPHIERLRTHSIESSGKLKISPEQHCDFTAEDLRDLGEIGRGAYGSVNKMVHKPTGQIMAVKRIRSTVDEKEQKQLLMDLDVVMRSSDCPYIVQFYGALFREGDCWICMELMSTSLDKFYKYVYCALDDVIPEEILGKITLATVKALNHLKENLKIIHRDIKPSNILMDRKGNIKLCDFGISGQLVDSIAKTRDAGCRPYMAPERIDPSASRQGYDVRSDVWSLGITLYELATGRFPYPKWNSVFDQLTQVVKGEPPQLSNSEERQFSPKFINFVNLCLTKDESKRPKYKELLKHPFILMYEERFVDVASYVCRILDQIPASPISPMYVD